A window of Raineyella sp. W15-4 contains these coding sequences:
- a CDS encoding TMEM175 family protein: MPDQTAAGTSPDDETPPTADAQQYGTTRLEAFSDGVFAIAITLLVLEISVPAGSEDHLLQAVLDQWPSYLGYLVSFATIGAIWLGHNAITHYLDHTDVWLLRLNLLLLFAVAFLPFPTRLMAESMAVTSAERVAATLYGVTLLACVLLLSALWLHARRADLLSTSARSLEIATLTRRLTPGVAGYVVMILVGLLAPLAAVVGYLLVSLFLLIPLRRDARGDGGRGRLPRRAR, from the coding sequence ATGCCCGATCAGACCGCCGCGGGGACCTCCCCCGACGACGAGACGCCCCCGACGGCGGATGCGCAGCAGTACGGCACCACCCGGCTGGAGGCCTTCAGCGACGGTGTGTTCGCCATCGCCATCACCCTGCTGGTGCTGGAGATCTCCGTCCCGGCGGGCTCGGAGGACCACCTGCTGCAGGCGGTCCTCGACCAGTGGCCCTCCTACCTGGGCTACCTCGTCTCCTTCGCCACCATCGGGGCGATCTGGCTGGGACACAACGCGATCACCCACTACCTCGACCACACCGACGTGTGGCTGCTGCGGCTCAACCTGCTGCTGCTGTTCGCCGTGGCCTTTCTGCCGTTCCCGACCCGGCTGATGGCCGAGTCGATGGCCGTGACCTCCGCCGAACGCGTCGCGGCCACCCTCTACGGGGTGACCCTGCTGGCCTGCGTGCTGCTGCTGTCCGCGCTGTGGCTGCACGCCCGCCGAGCGGACCTCCTCAGCACCAGTGCCAGGAGCCTCGAGATCGCGACTCTGACCCGCCGGCTGACGCCCGGGGTGGCCGGCTACGTGGTGATGATCCTGGTGGGACTGTTGGCGCCGCTGGCCGCGGTGGTGGGCTACCTGCTGGTGTCCCTGTTCCTGCTGATTCCGCTGCGGCGGGACGCCCGCGGGGACGGTGGCCGAGGGCGGCTGCCACGGCGGGCTCGGTGA
- a CDS encoding ParA family protein, with protein sequence MTHVISILNMKGGVGKTTTTVMLGEFLAGPGNRKVLLVDMDPQVSLSIAVLGEQQWSLVKDAGRTVATLFDDALNTGHRPPCFNVDTAIHTNASNVATVTDLDLLPGSHEVIALQAELMALSMATHRSVDVWSILEAGLAPVLHRYDYVLIDCPPSLEIMSKNALRMSEAYVIPTIPDTMSTYGIPLVQQQVRDFAQEEGIAPPRELGVVVTKYRKIAVHHNTMAMLKNRPSAPRLFDPPVPEAGQIAAAAEYHEYPTLKTKYGTDHYRGLWELTEDFRQRVEEDE encoded by the coding sequence ATGACGCACGTCATCTCGATCCTCAACATGAAGGGTGGGGTGGGCAAGACCACCACCACGGTGATGCTGGGCGAGTTCCTCGCCGGGCCCGGCAATCGGAAGGTGTTGCTGGTCGACATGGACCCGCAGGTCAGCCTCTCGATCGCCGTACTGGGCGAGCAGCAGTGGAGCCTGGTCAAGGATGCCGGCCGTACGGTGGCTACCCTGTTCGACGACGCGCTCAACACCGGCCACCGGCCGCCATGCTTCAACGTCGACACCGCGATCCACACCAACGCCTCGAATGTCGCGACGGTCACTGACCTCGACCTGCTCCCCGGCTCGCACGAGGTCATCGCGCTGCAGGCGGAGCTGATGGCACTGAGTATGGCCACCCACCGTTCGGTGGACGTGTGGAGCATCCTGGAGGCCGGTCTGGCGCCGGTTCTCCACCGCTACGACTATGTGCTGATCGACTGCCCGCCGAGTCTCGAGATCATGTCGAAGAATGCGCTGCGGATGTCCGAGGCGTACGTCATCCCCACCATTCCGGACACCATGTCCACCTATGGCATCCCGCTGGTCCAGCAACAGGTGCGCGACTTCGCCCAGGAGGAGGGGATCGCGCCACCGCGGGAGCTCGGGGTGGTTGTCACCAAATACCGGAAGATCGCCGTGCATCACAACACGATGGCGATGCTGAAGAATCGGCCGAGTGCTCCTCGGCTGTTCGATCCCCCTGTTCCGGAGGCAGGCCAGATCGCCGCCGCGGCGGAGTACCACGAGTACCCGACGCTGAAGACGAAGTACGGGACGGACCATTACCGGGGGCTGTGGGAGCTGACCGAAGACTTCCGCCAGCGTGTCGAGGAGGACGAATGA
- a CDS encoding AAA family ATPase encodes MAEQDPTVLEYEQGVNDTYLENLKRRSGGYQIDDDVRWIPRITVGPLIGRVRMRYDGEEADDEFYVAETGADVDGIEVISWAAPAAAAFYGHRFADGSGPKVRRRFTKGGRDTLAAYEDEWIIAPDGPEFSTPARLAVAVPEAVPVPAAEPEAAPVPASEPAVVPGTEQELRKPRTSLKALLRTLQPEQYDLVAASPTASLTIQGYAGTGKTVVATHRAAWLTHTDRPEPLGQVALIGPTETWGRHIHPVVDELAAPGTVTITSLPEVMRAIIGAPERHASSDDFIDAYSAPLGTTLRRLVAKHRKTGPGLTPERAYEVFLRTNDLSIPAARRADFREWRNGLPTTYADALGERQLWPLLAYLAVLLTPQRTYDHIIIDEAQDLRPLEWLILAQLNSGAWTLVGDTHQRRTSHTPSGWKAIRKLLGLDTWDEEVLLGGYRTTRAIIDFAACLLEGSAGHRAYDVLGEGDAPTVLRADAAEGPDGLAELALQQADRLSADHPKGKVAVITPLVDVIGAYAATHGWTEGEDHYWTDRNGRRFTLLTSEEARGLEFDAVVVAEPSAFKALPGDNGPLYTALTRANLELVVVHQRVLPPAMVWYLGRHPAAR; translated from the coding sequence GTGGCCGAGCAGGATCCGACCGTCCTGGAGTACGAGCAGGGTGTCAACGACACCTATCTGGAGAATCTGAAGCGACGCAGTGGCGGTTACCAGATCGACGATGATGTCCGCTGGATTCCCCGGATCACCGTCGGTCCGCTGATCGGACGGGTCCGGATGCGCTACGACGGCGAGGAGGCCGACGACGAGTTCTACGTCGCCGAGACCGGGGCCGATGTCGACGGCATCGAGGTGATCAGCTGGGCGGCGCCCGCGGCCGCAGCGTTCTACGGTCATCGATTCGCCGACGGGTCCGGCCCGAAGGTCCGCCGCCGCTTCACCAAGGGCGGCCGGGACACCCTGGCGGCGTACGAGGACGAGTGGATCATCGCCCCGGACGGCCCCGAGTTCAGCACTCCGGCCCGCCTAGCCGTCGCGGTCCCGGAGGCAGTGCCCGTGCCCGCGGCGGAGCCCGAGGCAGCGCCGGTGCCGGCCTCCGAACCTGCTGTCGTCCCCGGCACCGAGCAGGAGCTCCGCAAGCCCCGGACGTCGCTCAAGGCGCTGCTGCGTACGCTGCAGCCGGAGCAGTACGACCTGGTCGCCGCCTCCCCCACCGCCTCGCTGACGATCCAGGGCTACGCCGGCACCGGCAAGACGGTCGTCGCGACCCACCGGGCCGCCTGGCTCACCCACACCGACCGCCCCGAGCCGCTGGGACAGGTCGCGCTGATCGGGCCGACCGAGACCTGGGGCCGGCACATCCACCCGGTGGTCGACGAACTCGCCGCCCCCGGCACGGTGACCATCACCTCGCTGCCGGAGGTGATGCGGGCGATCATCGGCGCCCCGGAACGCCACGCGTCCAGCGACGATTTCATCGACGCCTACTCGGCCCCGCTCGGCACCACGCTGCGCAGACTGGTCGCCAAGCACCGCAAGACCGGTCCGGGGCTCACCCCCGAGCGGGCGTACGAGGTGTTCCTGCGCACCAACGACCTGTCGATCCCGGCCGCCCGCCGGGCAGACTTCCGCGAGTGGCGCAACGGGCTGCCCACGACGTACGCCGATGCTCTCGGCGAGCGGCAGCTGTGGCCGCTGCTGGCCTACCTCGCCGTCCTGTTGACGCCGCAAAGGACGTACGACCACATCATCATCGACGAGGCACAGGACCTGCGGCCGCTGGAGTGGCTGATCCTCGCCCAGCTCAACAGCGGTGCCTGGACGCTGGTCGGCGACACCCACCAGCGGCGCACCAGCCACACCCCGAGCGGCTGGAAGGCCATCCGTAAGCTGCTCGGCCTGGATACCTGGGACGAGGAGGTGCTGCTCGGCGGCTACCGCACCACCCGGGCGATCATCGACTTCGCCGCCTGCCTGCTGGAGGGCTCGGCCGGGCACCGGGCGTACGACGTGCTGGGCGAGGGCGATGCCCCCACCGTGCTGCGAGCCGACGCAGCCGAGGGCCCCGACGGACTGGCGGAACTGGCTCTGCAGCAGGCCGACCGGCTGTCCGCCGACCACCCGAAGGGCAAGGTCGCGGTGATCACCCCGCTGGTCGACGTGATCGGGGCGTACGCCGCAACGCACGGCTGGACCGAGGGCGAGGACCACTACTGGACCGACCGGAACGGCCGACGTTTCACCCTGCTGACCTCGGAGGAGGCCCGGGGCCTGGAGTTCGACGCGGTAGTCGTGGCCGAACCGTCGGCCTTCAAGGCGCTGCCCGGCGACAACGGCCCGCTCTACACCGCGCTGACCCGGGCGAACCTGGAGCTGGTCGTCGTCCATCAGCGGGTGCTGCCCCCGGCCATGGTCTGGTACCTGGGCCGGCACCCCGCCGCCCGATGA
- a CDS encoding TIGR03085 family metal-binding protein produces the protein MDPRSLAQRERHALCDLFLEVDPHTPVLCEGWVAYDLAAHLWVRDTDPLAGAGIAVPALLGWLTDARIARARRLHTYPDLVARVRKGPPAVLRPADELINTLEYLIHHEDLRRGESFDVPGREQTEADDAEIMSRLVGLARLQLRSRQVRTVLLDERSGRQIVVGKGPELVTVTGRPTELALYAFGRARAAHLRVERTAD, from the coding sequence ATGGACCCCCGCTCCCTGGCACAGCGTGAACGTCACGCCCTGTGCGACCTGTTCCTCGAGGTCGACCCGCACACCCCGGTGCTCTGCGAGGGCTGGGTGGCGTACGACCTCGCTGCGCACCTGTGGGTCCGCGACACCGACCCGCTGGCCGGTGCCGGTATCGCGGTGCCGGCGCTGCTCGGGTGGCTCACCGACGCCCGGATCGCCCGGGCCCGGCGGCTGCACACCTATCCGGACCTGGTCGCCCGGGTCCGCAAGGGGCCCCCGGCGGTGTTGCGGCCGGCGGACGAGCTGATCAACACGCTGGAATACCTCATCCACCACGAGGACCTGCGCCGCGGCGAGAGTTTCGACGTCCCGGGGCGGGAACAGACCGAGGCCGACGACGCCGAGATCATGTCCCGGCTGGTCGGCCTGGCCCGGCTCCAACTGCGGTCGCGGCAGGTCCGCACCGTCTTGTTGGACGAGCGCAGCGGTCGGCAGATCGTGGTGGGCAAGGGCCCCGAGCTGGTGACGGTCACCGGCCGCCCCACCGAGCTGGCGCTGTACGCCTTCGGCCGGGCCCGCGCCGCCCACCTCCGCGTCGAGCGGACCGCCGATTGA
- a CDS encoding DUF2237 domain-containing protein — translation MDARNVLGEPLHPCGTDPVTGFFRDGYCATSPEDLGSHTVCALMTREFLEFQRTIGNNLIDPAPAHGFPGLRPGDAWCVVATRWVQAFRAGIVAPVVLAATHEAVLEYISLEELVGCSADVPDDISSIAPDAG, via the coding sequence ATGGACGCCCGCAACGTTCTCGGCGAACCTCTCCATCCCTGCGGCACTGATCCGGTCACCGGCTTCTTCCGCGACGGCTACTGCGCCACCTCTCCGGAGGATCTCGGCAGCCACACCGTCTGCGCGCTGATGACCCGGGAGTTCCTGGAGTTCCAGCGGACCATCGGCAACAACCTGATCGACCCGGCCCCCGCCCACGGGTTCCCCGGCCTGCGTCCCGGTGACGCCTGGTGCGTCGTCGCCACCCGGTGGGTCCAGGCCTTCCGGGCCGGGATCGTGGCACCCGTGGTGCTGGCCGCCACCCACGAGGCGGTGCTGGAGTACATCTCGCTGGAGGAACTGGTGGGCTGCTCGGCCGACGTACCCGACGACATCAGCTCGATCGCGCCGGACGCCGGCTGA
- a CDS encoding YbaK/EbsC family protein — protein MTTPAEGNLTWTPTSTAAPAGSDLGADPLELLATPTADVIADYPSARVAPIDPTLADTAEFCATYGSAPSHSANCVIVAGKRGGLVSYAAVLVLSTDRADINGVVRRHLGARKLSFAPQDEAVALTGMEYGGITPIGLPAEWPLLVDATVLKRDQVVIGSGIRGSKLLVEPHDLLARPGAEVLALTLGA, from the coding sequence ATGACCACCCCCGCCGAAGGAAACCTGACCTGGACACCCACCAGCACCGCGGCCCCGGCAGGCTCCGACCTGGGCGCTGATCCGCTCGAACTGCTCGCCACCCCCACCGCCGACGTGATCGCGGATTACCCGTCGGCGAGGGTCGCCCCGATCGACCCGACCCTGGCGGACACCGCCGAGTTCTGTGCGACGTACGGGTCCGCGCCGTCGCATTCGGCGAACTGTGTCATCGTCGCCGGCAAGCGCGGCGGGCTCGTGTCGTACGCCGCGGTCCTGGTGCTCTCCACCGACCGGGCGGACATCAACGGCGTCGTCCGCCGCCACCTCGGCGCCCGCAAATTGAGCTTCGCGCCCCAGGACGAGGCGGTGGCGCTGACCGGGATGGAGTACGGCGGCATCACGCCGATCGGTCTGCCGGCGGAGTGGCCACTGCTGGTCGACGCGACGGTGCTGAAGCGCGACCAGGTCGTCATCGGGTCCGGCATCCGGGGCAGCAAGCTCCTCGTCGAACCGCACGACCTGTTGGCCCGTCCGGGCGCCGAGGTGCTCGCACTGACCCTGGGGGCCTGA
- a CDS encoding LacI family DNA-binding transcriptional regulator, whose product MTGPRAGRPAASGPAVSMADVARLAEVSSQTVSRVARGEASVRPETAARVRAAMRQLGYLPNRAARALRYGSFRTIGVVGHRLSRTGEAHITEAVIEALRDEDYAVMLIDTPTSSAEDFFDAFTKLGQSVDGMVVLSLETPQPARVELPARVPIVVGDFRYADSHTAVGTDQAAGTRQAVDHLLGLGHRTIHHVSGPTSSVQATAREAAWEQTLREAGRPVPPVLRGDWTPRSGYAAGLALAADPSVTAVFCANDEMAQGTLRALHEAGRRVPADVSVVGFDDLMAEWLWPPLTTVAQDFGTIGRELVAALIEQLAEHPAGATRRILVPTRLVVRASSGPPS is encoded by the coding sequence ATGACCGGTCCGCGGGCCGGCCGTCCCGCGGCCTCCGGACCGGCGGTCTCGATGGCGGACGTGGCCCGGCTCGCCGAGGTGTCGTCACAGACCGTGTCCCGGGTCGCCCGGGGGGAAGCATCGGTCCGGCCGGAGACCGCCGCGCGAGTACGGGCCGCGATGCGCCAGCTCGGCTACCTGCCGAACCGGGCGGCCCGGGCGCTGCGGTACGGGTCGTTCCGGACGATCGGCGTGGTCGGCCACCGGCTGTCCCGGACCGGCGAGGCGCACATCACCGAAGCGGTGATCGAGGCGCTGCGCGACGAGGACTATGCGGTGATGCTGATCGACACCCCGACCTCCAGTGCGGAGGACTTCTTCGACGCGTTCACCAAGCTGGGACAGTCGGTCGACGGCATGGTCGTGCTGAGCCTGGAGACGCCGCAGCCGGCCCGGGTGGAGCTGCCGGCCCGGGTGCCGATCGTGGTCGGTGACTTCCGCTACGCGGACAGCCACACCGCGGTCGGCACCGACCAGGCCGCCGGCACCCGCCAGGCGGTCGACCACCTGCTCGGGCTCGGCCACCGGACCATCCACCATGTGTCCGGCCCGACCAGTTCGGTCCAGGCGACCGCGCGCGAGGCGGCCTGGGAGCAGACCCTGCGAGAGGCGGGCCGACCGGTCCCCCCGGTGCTGCGCGGCGACTGGACCCCCCGCTCCGGCTATGCCGCCGGCCTGGCGCTGGCGGCGGACCCGTCGGTGACGGCGGTGTTCTGCGCCAATGACGAGATGGCCCAGGGGACGCTGCGGGCCCTGCACGAGGCGGGTCGGCGGGTGCCGGCGGACGTGTCGGTGGTCGGCTTCGACGACCTGATGGCGGAGTGGCTGTGGCCACCGCTGACCACGGTGGCCCAAGACTTCGGCACCATCGGGCGGGAACTGGTGGCGGCGCTGATCGAACAGTTGGCAGAGCATCCGGCCGGGGCGACCCGGCGGATCCTGGTGCCGACCCGGCTGGTGGTCCGGGCGAGCTCCGGGCCGCCGTCCTGA
- a CDS encoding aldose 1-epimerase family protein, whose protein sequence is MTPTGPTGRQFAISHGDQQAVITERGAALRSYRVGERDVVVPFGADELPPAMHGAILLPWPNRLADGRYRFDGTTHQLPINEPDRRVANHGLAHTLDWRPVGHSDNHVELALTLLPRPGYPYRLDVHVHYRLAADGLTVRLTAINTGEARAPYGVGFHPWLSPGRARVDDCILRVDAGRWLRTDDRLLPVATEALPAEKDFSTARTIGTASLDDGFASATYRDGRSWVRLTAPDGATAAAWMRPPLAYWQVCTGDFPETGRYQRTGVAAEPMSCPANAFVTGQDLAVIAPGATHTVSWGLCLEGGSGRAAV, encoded by the coding sequence ATGACCCCGACCGGCCCGACCGGCCGCCAGTTCGCCATCAGCCACGGCGACCAGCAGGCGGTGATCACCGAGCGCGGCGCCGCGCTGCGGTCCTACCGGGTCGGCGAGCGCGACGTGGTGGTGCCGTTCGGGGCGGACGAGCTGCCCCCCGCGATGCACGGCGCGATCCTGTTGCCCTGGCCCAACCGGCTCGCCGACGGGCGCTACCGGTTCGACGGGACGACCCACCAGCTGCCGATCAATGAGCCGGACCGTCGGGTCGCCAACCACGGCCTGGCGCACACCCTCGACTGGCGGCCGGTCGGTCACTCCGACAACCACGTCGAGCTGGCCTTGACCCTGCTCCCCCGCCCCGGCTACCCGTACCGCCTCGACGTGCACGTGCACTACCGGCTCGCCGCAGACGGCCTGACCGTACGGCTGACCGCCATCAACACCGGCGAGGCCAGGGCACCGTACGGGGTCGGCTTCCACCCGTGGCTGTCACCGGGCCGGGCCCGGGTCGACGACTGCATCCTCCGGGTGGACGCCGGCCGTTGGCTGCGCACCGACGACCGGCTGCTGCCGGTGGCGACCGAGGCGCTGCCGGCAGAGAAGGACTTCTCCACCGCCCGGACGATCGGCACCGCCTCCCTGGATGACGGCTTCGCCTCCGCCACCTACCGTGACGGCCGGTCCTGGGTGCGGCTGACCGCTCCGGACGGCGCGACGGCCGCCGCCTGGATGCGTCCGCCGCTGGCCTACTGGCAGGTCTGCACCGGCGACTTCCCGGAGACCGGCCGCTACCAGCGCACCGGGGTGGCGGCGGAGCCGATGTCCTGCCCGGCCAATGCGTTCGTCACCGGCCAGGACCTGGCGGTGATCGCGCCCGGGGCCACCCACACGGTGAGCTGGGGGCTGTGCCTGGAGGGCGGGTCCGGGAGGGCGGCAGTATGA
- a CDS encoding UTP--glucose-1-phosphate uridylyltransferase, whose amino-acid sequence MSAAGLRHATERMRRAGLPDLAVEVFARYYAQLEEGRTGLIPEDTIDPVLDVTDIAEVEVSPEQQREALAHTVLIKLNGGLGTSMGMDRAKSLLPVRDGLSFLDIIAGQIRHTRTTSGVDLPLLLMDSFRTRDDSLAALAAYPDLAHDGLPLDFVQHREPKLLVDSLEPVDWPADPALEWCPPGHGDIYVALLTTGLLDALIDRGYRYANTSNADNLGAAPDGRIAGWFAASGAPYAPEVCRRTPADRKGGHLGRRKADGRMILRDTAQTPADDMRWFTDEHRHPYFHTNNLWFDLVALRDALAARGGVPGLPLIRNRKHVDPTAPSSPEVYQIECALGAVVELFDDPAPVLVERARFLPVKTTDDLLLLRSDAYDLGADFRLRLVPERACLVRLDPRHYRRIADFDARFPAGVPSVRRADRLTVDGDWTFGAGVVATGDVHLPDPGTPHTVPDGTDLARYAAALDAGSAAGGEMSDR is encoded by the coding sequence ATGAGCGCCGCGGGACTGCGGCACGCCACCGAGCGGATGCGCCGAGCCGGCCTGCCCGACCTGGCCGTCGAGGTGTTCGCCCGCTACTACGCCCAGCTCGAGGAGGGCCGCACCGGCCTGATCCCCGAGGACACCATCGACCCGGTGCTCGACGTCACCGACATCGCCGAGGTCGAGGTCTCCCCCGAACAGCAGCGCGAGGCGCTGGCCCACACGGTGCTGATCAAGCTCAACGGCGGGCTGGGCACCTCGATGGGGATGGACCGGGCAAAGTCGCTGCTGCCGGTGCGCGACGGGCTGAGCTTCCTGGACATCATCGCCGGGCAGATCCGGCACACCCGTACGACCAGCGGGGTGGACCTGCCGCTGCTGCTGATGGACAGCTTCCGCACCCGGGACGACTCGCTGGCCGCGCTGGCGGCCTATCCGGACCTGGCCCATGACGGGCTGCCGCTGGACTTCGTCCAGCACCGGGAGCCGAAGCTGCTGGTCGACTCGCTGGAGCCGGTCGACTGGCCGGCGGATCCCGCGCTGGAGTGGTGTCCGCCCGGCCACGGCGACATCTACGTCGCGCTGCTCACCACCGGGCTGCTCGACGCGCTGATCGACCGCGGCTACCGCTACGCCAACACCTCCAACGCCGACAACCTCGGCGCCGCCCCCGACGGCCGGATCGCCGGCTGGTTCGCGGCGAGCGGGGCGCCGTACGCCCCGGAGGTGTGCCGGCGCACGCCCGCCGACCGCAAGGGCGGCCACCTCGGCCGGCGCAAGGCAGACGGCCGGATGATCCTCCGCGACACCGCGCAGACGCCCGCCGACGACATGCGCTGGTTCACCGACGAGCACCGGCACCCGTACTTCCACACCAACAACCTGTGGTTCGACCTGGTCGCGCTGCGCGACGCGCTGGCCGCCCGGGGCGGGGTGCCCGGGTTGCCGCTGATCCGCAACCGCAAGCACGTCGACCCGACCGCCCCCTCCTCGCCGGAGGTGTACCAGATCGAGTGTGCGCTGGGTGCGGTGGTGGAGCTCTTCGACGACCCGGCGCCGGTGCTGGTGGAACGGGCCCGGTTTCTGCCGGTGAAGACCACCGACGACCTGCTGCTGCTGCGCTCCGACGCGTACGACCTGGGCGCCGACTTCCGGCTGCGGCTGGTGCCCGAGCGGGCCTGCCTGGTCCGCCTCGACCCCCGCCACTACAGGCGGATCGCCGACTTCGACGCCCGGTTCCCCGCCGGCGTGCCCTCGGTGCGCCGGGCCGACCGGCTCACCGTGGACGGCGACTGGACCTTCGGCGCGGGCGTCGTCGCCACCGGGGACGTCCACCTGCCCGATCCGGGCACCCCACACACCGTCCCCGACGGGACGGACCTGGCCAGGTACGCCGCCGCCCTGGATGCCGGCAGCGCCGCGGGCGGAGAGATGAGCGACCGATGA
- the galK gene encoding galactokinase: MTTGTPTTTTGIPSWSGEEGVRRARDLFSQTYGQEVGGARATPPDGVWAAPGRVNLIGEHVDYNGGPCLPIALPHRTYVALRRRPDRMVRLASDDAEPTRWEGTLDDIRPGGDIPSWVGYAAGPAWTLGQQGAWLGGFDAAVVSCVPWGAGLSSSAAIECAMALALDETHSLGLAGDPAGRATLAAACVRAENEVVGAPTGGMDQAAALFTREGQALLLDTLDGSVDQVPFDLGRVGLALLVIDTRAKHTLVDGQYAARRATCEAVATREGVPTLRQLPDPQATLARLTDPVEQRRVRHVVTEIDRVGRFVALLRAGRYDALGPVLDASHTSLRDDYEVSCAELDVAVETARTAGALGARMTGGGFGGSAIALTPTDRVDAVAAAVTDAYARRDWNPPRFLVALASAAGGRVDGAHR, translated from the coding sequence ATGACGACGGGCACCCCCACCACGACGACGGGCATCCCCAGCTGGTCCGGCGAGGAGGGCGTACGACGCGCCCGTGACCTCTTCAGCCAGACGTACGGCCAGGAGGTCGGCGGCGCCCGCGCCACCCCGCCCGACGGGGTCTGGGCGGCCCCCGGCCGGGTCAACCTGATCGGCGAGCACGTCGACTACAACGGCGGCCCCTGCCTGCCGATCGCGCTGCCGCACCGGACGTACGTCGCGCTCCGCCGACGACCCGACCGGATGGTCCGGCTCGCCTCCGACGACGCCGAGCCCACCCGCTGGGAGGGCACCCTGGACGACATCCGTCCCGGCGGGGACATCCCGTCCTGGGTCGGCTACGCCGCCGGGCCCGCCTGGACGCTGGGGCAGCAGGGCGCCTGGCTGGGTGGCTTCGACGCCGCCGTGGTGTCCTGCGTGCCGTGGGGCGCAGGCCTGTCCTCCTCCGCGGCGATCGAGTGCGCGATGGCGCTCGCCCTCGACGAGACCCACAGCCTGGGCCTGGCCGGCGATCCGGCCGGGCGGGCGACACTGGCCGCGGCCTGTGTCCGGGCCGAGAACGAAGTGGTCGGCGCACCGACCGGCGGGATGGACCAGGCCGCGGCGCTGTTCACCCGGGAGGGCCAGGCCCTGCTGCTCGACACCCTGGACGGTTCCGTCGACCAGGTGCCGTTCGACCTCGGCCGGGTCGGGCTGGCCCTGCTGGTGATCGACACCCGGGCCAAGCACACCCTGGTCGACGGACAGTACGCCGCCCGCCGGGCCACCTGCGAGGCGGTGGCAACCCGCGAGGGGGTGCCGACGCTGCGCCAGTTGCCGGACCCGCAGGCCACGCTGGCCCGGCTCACCGACCCGGTCGAGCAGCGCCGGGTGCGCCACGTCGTCACCGAGATCGACCGGGTCGGCCGGTTCGTCGCGCTGCTCCGCGCCGGCCGCTACGACGCCCTCGGGCCGGTGCTGGACGCCTCGCACACCTCGCTGCGCGACGACTACGAGGTGAGCTGTGCGGAACTCGACGTCGCCGTGGAGACCGCCCGCACCGCGGGAGCACTGGGCGCCCGGATGACCGGCGGCGGCTTCGGCGGCTCGGCGATCGCCCTGACCCCGACCGACCGGGTCGACGCGGTTGCCGCCGCAGTGACCGACGCGTACGCCCGGCGCGACTGGAACCCACCGCGGTTCCTCGTCGCGCTGGCCTCCGCGGCGGGCGGCCGGGTGGACGGAGCACACCGATGA